The window CCTTTGAACTCTCGGTGTGCAGAGGAAATAATGAAAGCTCTGAGGCAGGGGCTCTCAGAGCCCACACTGTTTACAAAGGACCATGTGCTGCCATTAGCAACTCTCTGCAGACTCATGCCAGGTCCATAGCCCATGGGACATGGGCACAATGCTCAACTTGAACTTGGAGACAGAACACACAGGCTCTGCAACCTTTCTGATTCATAAAATGAGCAAATGGATGTCCCTCTACCACAGCAGGACAAAACCTAGGTCTGGTGTCAGCTCCTGGAAGCTGCCTTCTGAAACCCAGACACCCATGGGATTTCTTGAGCTACCTCCCCTCGGACACAACTGAGGTGACCACAGATAAGCCCTTGTCACTGTAAATGCTTACAAAGGAAACCTACCTTTAATGTCGCTTCGTCCAGAACTCTCACTTCCTCAATGAGTTTTTTCAGTTCTTCCGAGCTCAGCAGCGAGATAACTGACTGGCCAGACTGACAGGAGCAGTGGTCCCCGTCCTCGGCCTCCTTGGGCTCAGTGAGACCTTCTGTGTATTCTCTGAGTTCTGAAAGGCTTTTGTGGGAATGAGCAGCACAAGGTGTGGACAACAGTATTAATAAGAGGTAACATTTATTGCATCCTCCCCTATTCCAGCAGGGGGCCAGCACTCAAGTGCACTCTATTATTTGGTGCATCAAATATTTCTCAGCAgcacaagaataataaataaaactaacaacTGCAGATACTCTGAGTCCAAAGGGAAGACCAAGCTCCAGTCCCCAAGCACCTTTGCCAGGCCCACGGTTCTTTGAAGCCGATCTTGTCTGTCCACCTCCAGATTTCAGCAAGAGAAGAAAGGGTGAGGGTGGAGGGAGCCTGGTCATCATGTCACACAGTCAGTGCCTGAGCTGGGATGAGGATCAGATAATGCCCAGAGTGAAATGGATCCCTGCTGGGGGCAGTAAGACCAAGAAGGGAAAAGCTCCAGGCTCATTCTGGAGTAAGAGGAGAACTTTCTGATGTGCACAGCCTTCCAAACCTCCATGGGTAGCTCACCAACCAGGGGCCAGTCCTGTCCGCCGCCTCCCACccctccttcacacacacacacacacagcagaaaaGAAGGAACAACCTTTTAATAGTCTagctgaaaaaaatcttaaagtgaTATATAgaattacaaaattttttaaaataagcagcgtactagtggctcacacctgtaatcttagcaacttgggaagctgagattgggagaaccatagttccaggccagccctggcaaatagttcagaagacccccatctcaatggaaaaaagttgggtgGGGTCATGCATCTGTTATCCCAGTGATAGGGAGAAGCATAAGATAGAGGCTAGTGATCCTGGCTGGTCTGAACCAAAAATGAAACCcttgctccaaaataaccagagccaaaagggctggaggcatgactcaagtggtagaaagcctaccAGGCAAGTGCaaaaacttgagttcaaaccccagtaccataaataaataaataaataaataaataaataaataaataatgagaggagagagaaacagagagagagacagacagcaagagagagaggagagaaagaaagaaagaaaaaggagagagaaagaaaggaaggaaggaaggaaggaaagaagaaagaaaaggaaaggaaaggaggaaggaaggaaggaaggaaggaaggaaggaaggaaggaaggaaggaaggaaggaaagaaggaaggaaagaaagacctgggtgccagtggcaaatagtttgcaataccctatctcaaaaaacccttcacaaaaaagggatggtggagtggctcaaagtgtaggccctgagcttaaacccTAGTATCTCAAAaactggagggaaggaaggaaaaagggaagggaagggatgggaagggaaaatgagaaaaaagaaagatgagatgGGTGACCACAGACCCTGGGGGAAACACTCACTTGAGGGAGAAGCCGGTGTCCAGGGCCCCAGCCTCGGCCGTGCCATTTGCAACTGAGTCTTGGTTGGAAGATGGCTTTGTTGCTGTGCCTTCCTCCAGGAGGCAGGTTGCCTGGCTGACTGAGGATGGGAGGCACAGCAGGGATTTCATGACAGCCGAGGACACTTGGCTGCTGATGGAGTAGAGTTTACTGGTCTTTTCATCGAGCAGCTTGGCCTCACAAGACTGGGTTCTGGTCAGGGGGAAGCTCCGTGCCCGCTGGCTTGGCATCTTGAGGACTGGCCCTTGCATGTCCTCAGTCTGTGAGACCAGCAACCTCACGAGGGGGTCAGGGTCAGCGGAGAGGGTTTTCTGGCTGGGCCTCTGCTCTGGGGAAGGGGACTCAGACACACCTGGGTCACTGGCCCCTGAGGCTGCAGTGCAGCCTGGGGTCAGTTGCTCTTGTTCTGGCTGCCTGTGCTTAGCAGAAAATGGAGCCCCTCGCCCCAAGAGACCAGAAAACCGTCCTCCCTCTTGCTTCCCAGAGGGTTTGAGGGACTCCCCGGAGGAGGACTGAAGGGTCAGTCTCTGTGCTCCTCTGTCAGGCAGTTGAGAGGagccaaagttttcaaaggagcTGATTCTTTGCTtaatggaagaggaggaggcccGGGGGTGCAGCCCAGGGGACTCCCTGCAAGCAGGCGTTGGCTGGGAAGATGAGGCTGCATCCAGCTGCCTTTTGGGGTCTGGAACGCGAGTCCGCAGACCTTTGAGGCTCTGACGAAACCAGGCAGGCTTGGGGGCCACAGGGGGGCCCTTCTTCACAGTGCTGCCGTCTGCTGACTTGTGAGCTTTCAGAGCACCGTTGGCTGTGTCCAGCTTCGGCGAGGTCTCATCTGGGTGGCCGTGTGTCTCACCTTCTTCACCCAGGCTGACACTGGACTGTCTTAGAGGCGTGTGGCTATGGTTCTCACTCATGATGGGACTGAATAAGTTTTTGATGCAGTCAGAAATTCTAACCCAAGGGTCTTCGGCAGTGGATTCAAAACTATAGTCCATCCGAGCCTGCCTCTTCAGCACCGGGTGTTTTAGGGGGGACGCTTGGGGAGCTGGGAACCAGAAACAAATCAGAGCTGTGCATTACATCTTGTTGTGATTTCTTCTCCTAAATTCTAGTTGTAAAGCTGAATGCCAAGAAGGGCTCTCTGGAGGAGGAAATGAGCAGATGTGGTGGACACTGAGTGAAACAGCTCCAGGTGCTGTCACCTGGCCAAGATAACAAGGGACAGGTCCAAGATCCAGAGGGGAGAGATGATTTCCTAGCATCCTAGGGTCTTAGTGCTGGATGTGTTCTCAGGGAATACCTGTCCAGTTTTAAGTCTTTTACAATGGAGGACTCCAGCATCCAAAAAAGGTGAAGGATCCTCTGATGGCAGAGCCAGAGCGTGAACCCATGACTCCTGACTGCCCACCTGTGTGCCCTTTCTGCTGTCAGAGTAGCTCCTCAGGTAACTCATGAGAATGTAAAAGCCAAAGcaattctctttccttctaaACTTTTAACCCACTGCCAAGGTGGACAAGCCTGCCTGCAAATGGGGCACATCCAGCTGACCACAGCTCTGCCCACTCCTCTTGGGTTGGCATTTCACACATCAGGCATCTGCTGGTCCCTGAAATCCTGTGAGTCCCCTGCTTTGCCTGAACTTACATCATCGTTGCCTATGCTTAGGCCATCATTGAGCAGGTTGTTCAGCAAGGAGCACTTTCCCCCTTTAAAGAGTTGATTAAAAAGTTCCCGGTAGAAAAGGCTCTGGAACATGGATTCTGAACCTTGGCTATACATTGCAATCTGACGGGTTCAACCCTGGATTCTGATTTGATGCACCTGGGATGTAGTCGGGCACTGGGAATTCAATGAGCCCAGTGGGGGATTCCAGGGTGCCACCTGCTCTGTGCCCACTAGGCCCCAGATTACCCTGCTGTGTGCAGTCCTTTACCCCAGGGAGTCATTCTCAGAAGCCAGCACTGAACTGGCATCCATCTACCCTTGATGCTCTTTCCCAGGGACAAGTGACATTGGCCCCTGGGCCAATGACAGCCAAGAAGCCAAGTCAATATGTGACCTGCCTTGTCCCCCATGTCTCACCTTTCTGTGGTTAAGAGAAGGCTGCACTGGCTGTGTGCTTTGAGAGGGTGCTTAATGCCAGTTTAAGGAACACTGGTCCCTTCTGTCACTGGTCTCAATGCCAGACCTCAAGGGAGTCAaaccatgtagaacattgaaCCTTGGTGATTTCAAAGAAAAGCCCTGCGTGATCCAGAAGACCTAGGTGGGCACTAGTTGAACCTTAGCTATCTTGGTACTActattgaaagagagagagagagagaaagagagagagagagagagggagggaggaagggatggtaTGGACCAATTCATTCCTTCTAAAGAGCCCCAGGAATCTAGGATTCCAAAGCTTCAACAAGTGAGTCCAGCCCTCCTAACCTGTTTctgcattttttaatttgtttgtggCTATTTTGCTAAGAATCAGAAGTCAAAAGATTCTACAGGCAAGCCCTGTGCAAATTAGGGAGAGGACCAGATACGGGTGTGTATCTTAATTGGGATGGTTAAGGGAAGGGAGGGTGGAGGGGATGCAGCCTCTGTCAATAGGGCATCTGCTCTGGGTGGGACGTGTTGGCTCTTCCCAGTCACATCTCCTAACGCCTCACGGGGCCTTTCATGTGTTGTtctgcagtgtttctcaaacAGGCAGATGGTCGTAGCCTGCATATTCAGTCCTCTGTCACAAGAGGAAGCTCCTTAGGCagaaacttctctctctctctctctctctctctctctctctctctctctctctcgaccCCACCCATccacctcctctcctctcctctcctttcctttctgctcCTGTCCTCTCCGCTCCTCTCCAGCACCAAGCAAAGAGCCTCACAAATCCAGCATTTAATGTGTGCTTACTGAGTTGAATCCCATTGGGGTTCTTTTCGATCCTCCACACCTTCCTATGAGTGAATGGAGGCTCAAAAGGTCAAGGTCAGTTCCCCCAAAACATAGTGAATGACAAATGAGTTCAGGATTTTCAGACTCCAAGCCCTATGCCCTTTCTAGCCAGCCATGAGGTACTCCAGTCGTCTCTTAGTACCGTTGAGTGGACCACGCTGACACAGCCTGGCCTTCCACCTCATGGAGGTGGTGACTGCCAACAAAAGGCAACGTAGGCTTTCCTGACCCTGTGCTCACAGACTGAGAAACAGTAGATGCAGCCTGCTTGTGTCGGCACCCAATAGCCAGCGCCCAGGATGGTTGGGCATGTACGTCCTCCCAAGAGCCCCATTCTCCAGCTGAACCAGACCAACACCACCCCAGCATCCCTGATCCAACCAGAAGGCTTTCCACCCTGGACAGCACCGCCACTGTCCTGCTGTCCAGCACCTAGGACTCCTGACTGGGATCCATGGGCCCCAGTCATCCGCCATGTCAGGGTCCACAGGCAAACCCCCTGCTCCTGCCTCATCATGACTTTCCTCCCGAATTCAGGCCCTGCCTTCTGGAAGGTCACTGCAGAAGCATACCTGGGCTGGCTCTTCTCCTCTCTGACTCGCCCTCTGCAGAGGACGATGTAGTCTGAGGGCCAACTCCAGGGCCTGGGCAGCAGGCAACAGCCCCGGGGCTTCTCCCTGCTGTGTCTTCCTGTGGAGGCAGTGGTGGCAGcagctctctggcttcctgtgggGTAAACAGGAAGTGAGACTGTGTCAGAATGGTAGCCCCAGCTGTGGGAAGGCAAGGCACACTTTCATTAGAAGTGGAAAGCTGTCTTCGATGAGAATTTCATCAGCAGCCTTGGAATGAGGGTCTTTTCATTCATGGTGTTGTCATGGCAGAGCTGTGGCCCAGAGCATCCCTTGGCTTCCAACAACCAGGTGTGTAGGTCATGGGCTCACTCTGCAGACATATGGGAAGATCCAGGCTCTTTGTGATGGGGACAAGAGGCTTGGGGGGAAAGGGGTGGCACTGCTTCATTGGCCACCTATCTGCCCCAGGAGGGTACAGAGTAGCATGGTAACTGTCCTCTGGTGATCCCTAAGTTAAAGTTAGACTGGTCAGAGGAAAACacttgtccattttgctctacaCTGCTAGTCAGTATTCAAATACTTAGTAAGCACCCTGCAAAGATGACAAAGTCATCAGTACTGTGACCTGGCAGCTCTGGGGTGACATCATGGAGCTACTGCAGAGCTGTTTCCCCCTGGAGCTGGGTGCTGCCTCAAGGTCCTTCCTAAAACCTCCTGAGAGGACATGGATTGGGCACCAAATCACTGTGTCATTCACGAATACAGTTAGGTTAACACAGAGTGCGACAGAGACGCAGTGGGGGCCCAGCGGGAGCAGAGGCACCTGTTCTGTGCCCGAGGTGGGGAAGATCTCACCAGAGAACTGCCTCACTGCCTCGTGTCTGCTTCTGGAACAAAGAGTAAGAATTCCCCAGACAACCAAGCACAAcacctctccagagaaaagaaTTAGACGGCAGACATCATTAAAACAACGTCTCTATGTCTAACCATCCTCAGAAGAAACACTTTGTTCTGCTGCAGTGGCCCCGTAAGTCATCCTATCTACGTATTTTAACCATGGGCCGTGTCACAGAGCGGCAAACTTCCTtccagagaggaaggaaaagaagaggaacacATGTGTCATTtgggaccaaaaaagaaatggcagaTACTCAGGTGTGAACATTTACTGTCTACACTGGCAAGAGatagtctttttttggggggggggggttgaactcatgaccttcaccttgagtcactccaccagccctatttttgtgaaggattttttcaagatagggtctcacagaactatttccctgggccggcttcaaaccgtgatcctcctgagctctgcctcctgagtagctgggattgcgggtgtgagtcactggcgcctggcatCAGGCAGTCTTTGGGAAGGAAAAGTCTGCGAAAGTCAGAACCATCACAAGTCACTGTCTCCCTCCAGGTTTTCCACAGCACGCCTGAGATTGGAGAGAGGGTTTTGGGAATACCAGGAGATCAAGCAAGCCAAAGGAACCTTTGGGCTACTTGAACTTGTCCTTTGAAAAAGCAACGTTTGGCCATGGTATTCAATTAACCTGATGCTCTTTAAGACCCTGACAGGACACTTAGCTTCACCCAGTTGGGAGCACTTCAAGGTGACATCTGTTGACATCCATGAATTTCTGGTTGGCACATTTGATTCCAAGCTTTACATTTGGGAATAGACACAAATGTGTTTtgactttctctgtgtgtgtggtaccggggtttgaactcagggcttcctgagttcaaacctctgctgtttgagccacaactccagccctttttgctctggttattttggagatggggatcttgtgagttttgggtttttttttttttttttttttgcccaagctggcctgtaaccacaatcctccttatctcagccttccaagtaagtagctgggatgacagggacgAGCCAACAGTGCCTGGCTACATTTTGTCTTTTAATCAACATATCTGATGTTGCACCTTCTCCGTGGAAAGTTTTTGAAATTAgcccttgaaataaatttaattttacacAAATTTGTCTCTGGCAAGTGCTTCCTGGCACAGTGCTTggtggaagaaggaggagagggaaagagggctCCAGATATGGATGTACCAGAGGGGAGAGATTTCTTTAACTCGAGACATGGTCATTTGGGCTGGGGAAGTGATGTCCCCTTGAGTTACAGCACAGGGGAAGACTTGGGGGTGTCCATAGTTACCGAAAAGGGTGTTGGGACCTTGGAGAGAAGAGACTACAGTGAGGCAggtaagggaggaagagagggagggaaaagaagtaggaggaggagggaaaggaggagagaaagagggcaGGGATGTATACATGTGGTCACAGAGAAGGGCCCACTTGTGGCCAAGGGCCTGTTAAAAAGAGTGACATCAAGCCAGTTGCTTCCTATTTTGTCGGgccatcttcctttctttatgaCCAACAACCAGGACAAGGATGCTGAGTTAGTTGTGTTTTGTGGAATCGGTTGTAGATAGTCTGCTGACCATGTGGGACAATGCAGAGGAGACAGACAAGAGCAGTTGCAGAATGGCCCCCGTGCTGGCAGGGACGGGGCTGCTGGTGAAGGACCCAGGGTGGAGCACGGGGGTCTCGGGAGACACAGCAAGGCGCCAGCAATGTGAAAGTCCCCACCTGGGAGCTCTGTGCCTGGCTGTCCCTGCAGAAACCCTGCTTCCTCCTCCAGCACCTCACTTGGGGACACTCCCTGCCCTGGATATGGCCTCACCTGGCTGGGTGGCCCAAGGACATCACAGAGGCAACCATTCCCCTCCTTTCCTGAGTCAACAGGAGGAAGGCTAAGAGCCTGGGCTCCCAGGCCGCCCTTCTGGACTCAGAGGCCTCAGGCCCAGATATTTGCTGAAAGAACGAGGCAAAGGAGTGCATGCACCTTGACAGGTCCTCAAAGCAGTCACATCCTGCAGCTGTCTGCAACACTGCCCTTCCGTTTTAGCAACctgcttcctctcccctccctcactcaagaccttcctcccaccccatcaCCCTGAAGTCTGCCCCACACAACTCAGTCTGAGGGATTTCCAGGGGTGCCATCCCACCGGCCCAGTGGAGCAGCTGCGTGGGAAAGACTCAGAACAAGATCAGGgacatcaccaccaccatgaaCTTGAGTGAGttctccattctctctctgtGTAATTGGGACCCTGGCTCTCAGACCGTTGCAAGGAGGAACTGAGACAAGGCGCACGGAGGTAGTCAGTACAGAGCCTGTCATAAAAGTGGCGGAGGCTGCAGCAGCCATCTGTCATATGTCTTTAAGGAGATGGGACGGGGGATTGTGGGGACAGGGTCTTTAAGGGGCATGATGGAGGAAGAATCACAGCATTGAACACCACCACGAGTGAGACTCTGTTTCACACCGAGTGGTTACATCTATCCTCACAGCAGCCTGGCAGGGACACACTGACACAGCCCCAAGTGACATACCAGGAAATCTAGACTTAGGGATTCTGGGATTCCCCCAGGATGCCCACAGGAGGAGGCGAAGCTGAGTGGGGGAGAAATGAGGTCACTTCCTCTCAATTCCGTCAGTCCactcactgaagaaagaagttaATTGGCTCTTGATCTCTTGAGTTATTTAGGTAACAATTCTCCCCACAAGCAGAGTCTTTATGTACAAGGACCTCAGTCTCCCCATCATGGAGtgtttccccccccccccgccatgtTGTCGTCCAGTCATGGTATGTGTGATAAATGACTCACACAAAGAGAACCTTAAATCTCTGCATGTTATGAAGGGGAATCCAGAAGCCAGTGAACAGGGTCGGGGCTCTAACTTCGGATCCACCAAGCATCACTCCTGCCTTTCCACAGGGTCAACAAGGGCCCTGAACACCAGCTTCTCTCTGCCAGAGCCGGGAACCTGGGTTCTGCCACTGCAGACACCCGTGTAGGATGCAGAAGGACACACAGCCCACCTGCACATCCCCTTACCTGGGTGCAGGTGTGCAGGGTGTGGCCAGAAGAGCCCGAGGAGTTCTCTGTCTCTTCTAGACTCTTCTGAGGCTCACTGTCACTTTTGAAGTATTTTCTGGGTGGCGGCTTGGGCTTGGAGGACCTTGACTTTCTCACCAAAATCTCAAAGGATTTCCTCAGTCTCAGTGGTGGGTGGCCGTCCAGGCTTTCGGGGAGAGGCGGGCTCTCCTCAGGTGGCCTGGCTGGTGCCAGGAGAGGCAGCCCTGGCTCCTGCCCCAGGGTCAGGCTGGGGCTGTGCCTGCTGCCCTCCAGTTCAGAGGACTGGCACTCTGCACCGCCACTGCAGGGACTCCCGCCTGGGGACCCGGACATGTAGCTGCTGTCACTGCTGGAGCGGACCATGACCTTCTGAGCCCTGCGATGAGGGGGTGCTGAGTTCTTTTCGCGCTCCTTCTCCATAGTGGGCCGTCCATGCCAGCTGCTCTCCAGCCTTTTGACACCTGCACGGGAGGCACAAGGAAACCACTGCGGCTGAGACTTGGAAGACAAGACACTCCTGTTTGCCCATGACTACAATGCATGCCCAGCTGCCAGTGCCCAGCCTAGGCCATTTTGGATTTGGAGCCAGAGTCCCTCAGGTTTGGTCCCCAAAAAGCAATAGCTCTGGGTTTGCAAAATCACTCAACCTTTCTGAGCCTGCAAAGGTGGGTGCCATTCAGATCACCCATCTTGTCCCAGCTCTGAGGAGATGGTTGAGGATGGCTTTCAGCTGTTGAGCCCCTCCAGGAGCTGCCTCAGCCGAGAGCGCCATCTTGCCAACGGAGCGGCCAAGGTCCAGCGGTTGGTAAAGATGGGTTAGAGAAGTCCAGCATTGCAGCCGACTCATTGCAGCTGACTCAGGCCAGCTTTACTGGACCATGATGGCTGCAGGGCCCTGGGGTTGGCCAATGTCAACCCAATGCCGCCCTCTGCCCAGTTGTGCCTCCTCCCCTTCAACACCTCATCCTGTAGGTGTTGATGCTCAGGAAACCTCCTTAAAAACTCCTGAGCCTTCCTGAGGAGCTGAACCCGTGCACTCCATTTCcgcatctataaaatggggaaaattcCACGGTTTCTGGGCTTATCTGAGGCTCAGTATCAAAGAGAGTATTGAAGAGGTGCTTTGAAGCTTACACCAACAAGTCATCCTTTCTTTCCACTGAAGATGAAGTGAGGCCACCACCCCCaatctccctttcccttccccacaTATTTTCCTGTACTAGGGCCACCCACACGTCCACAGGAGGCCCCTCCCTCACCAAAGGTGCCTCTGTCCTGGAACCCAGCTCATTCTGTGAGCCCAGAGGAGCCCCACGGAGAGCACcaagaaagttttcttttgtttcttctggtCATGAAATAACACATGCTCTTTTGAGAAAGGTCatccacaaaaaaaggaaggaatgaaagtcagCCTTCTCTGTGGACTCACTGTTAATATTTGGGTGAGTTTCCTTGTCTTGAGCCAACAAGctcgctcacacctgtaatcccagatactccagaggcagagagtgggaggatctcagtttaaagccagtccaagcaaaaagttagtgagtccccATCTTGACCAGTAAGCCAGgaacagtggtgcacacctgtcatcccaggtacacaggaggggtaggtaggaggatcttggtcggAGGCTGGactcaggcaaaaatgtaaaaccctatgtgaaaaatatctaaagcgaaaaagggctggggtgtggctcaagtggtagagcacctgcctaggaagtgcaaggctttgagtttaaaccccagtgccaccaaaaagttttttgaaaagataacaaGAAAATCTTGTACcttccacacaaaacaaaaacgtGAGCGGGTGGCTCCTGTCTTTCAACTTTCTATGTCCCCCGCTTGTGTGTGACAGCGATTTCATGTTCCTGAGGTGGAGAGTGCATTGACGGCTACACCCtgagcttgctttttttttttttgcagtactgggatttgaactcagggcctacacctcaagccacttcaccagccatttttgtgaagggttttttgagacagggtctcatggaactatttgcctgggctggctttgaaccgtaatcctcctgatctctgcctcctgagcagctgggattacaggtgtgagcaccatcATCTGGCTAACTCTGAGCTTTCTAAGAAGGAAAAGTCATCTCAAGTCCAAGTTCATGTGTCCCTTACCTTCCAAACTCCACTGGTGCCGCTCCTTCCCAAACCTGCTGTTCTCCACGGCCTGAGTCACAGCTTCCTTGAGTTGCTGCTCGGAAACCTAGAAAATATGGATCACCCCCTCAGATATCGATCACCCCTCATCTACTGATCACCCCCTCGAATGAATGCCGGGCAGAAACCCCTGCATTGGGCTCCAG of the Castor canadensis chromosome 19, mCasCan1.hap1v2, whole genome shotgun sequence genome contains:
- the Il16 gene encoding pro-interleukin-16 isoform X5, giving the protein MAGLTHQDALQKFKQAKKGLLTLTVRTRLTAPPPLGSHLSPPLCRSLSSSTCMIKDSSPFTLESPTSLASTAKPNYRIMVEVSLKKEAGVGLGIGLCSVPYFQCISGIFIHTLSPGSVAHLDGRLRCGDEVLEINGSPVHCLTLNEVYAILSHCSPGPVPIIVSRHPDAQVSEQQLKEAVTQAVENSRFGKERHQWSLEGVKRLESSWHGRPTMEKEREKNSAPPHRRAQKVMVRSSSDSSYMSGSPGGSPCSGGAECQSSELEGSRHSPSLTLGQEPGLPLLAPARPPEESPPLPESLDGHPPLRLRKSFEILVRKSRSSKPKPPPRKYFKSDSEPQKSLEETENSSGSSGHTLHTCTQEARELLPPLPPQEDTAGRSPGAVACCPGPGVGPQTTSSSAEGESERRRASPAPQASPLKHPVLKRQARMDYSFESTAEDPWVRISDCIKNLFSPIMSENHSHTPLRQSSVSLGEEGETHGHPDETSPKLDTANGALKAHKSADGSTVKKGPPVAPKPAWFRQSLKGLRTRVPDPKRQLDAASSSQPTPACRESPGLHPRASSSSIKQRISSFENFGSSQLPDRGAQRLTLQSSSGESLKPSGKQEGGRFSGLLGRGAPFSAKHRQPEQEQLTPGCTAASGASDPGVSESPSPEQRPSQKTLSADPDPLVRLLVSQTEDMQGPVLKMPSQRARSFPLTRTQSCEAKLLDEKTSKLYSISSQVSSAVMKSLLCLPSSVSQATCLLEEGTATKPSSNQDSVANGTAEAGALDTGFSLNLSELREYTEGLTEPKEAEDGDHCSCQSGQSVISLLSSEELKKLIEEVRVLDEATLKQLDSIHVTVLHKEEGVGLGFSLAGGADLENKVITVHRVFPNGLASQEGTIQKGNEVLSINGKSLKGVTHNDALAILRHARDPRQAVIVTRRPTVEATSDLNSSTDSAVSASAASDISAESTEATVCTVTLEKTSAGLGFSLEGGKGSLHGDKPLTINRIFKGATSEQSDTVQPGDEILQLAGNTVQGLTRFEAWNVIKALPDGPVIVVIKRKSLQSKGTTAAGDS